The Acidianus manzaensis genome has a window encoding:
- a CDS encoding 30S ribosomal protein S30e: MPSHGSLTKAGKVRNQTPKVQPKEKSKEVPRVRNKQEFEKRVIKATKNKKTS, translated from the coding sequence ATGCCTTCCCACGGTTCGCTAACAAAAGCGGGAAAAGTTAGAAATCAGACACCAAAAGTTCAGCCAAAAGAAAAATCAAAAGAAGTTCCAAGAGTAAGGAATAAACAGGAATTTGAAAAAAGAGTTATAAAAGCTACAAAGAACAAGAAAACTTCATAA
- a CDS encoding C/D box methylation guide ribonucleoprotein complex aNOP56 subunit (functions along with aFIB and aL7a; guides 2'-O-methylation of ribose to specific sites in RNAs), with protein MMKLYLVEHAIGSFGFDENGKLIDYVLNPKDIGRVVELLLQHENGEPFPSALELINKVKPEEIVIENEAEIQKLQVKATVKPHHEGAKIFRQSLAKFALESKFASTEDELYTYLYQLAFEYTRRKLRSAAQKRDLLAIQAVRAMDDIDKSINLFSERLREWYSLHFPELDKLLEDHETYAKIVSTFGYRDSITLEGLKSINIDEHTAKRIVDAASKSIGADISEDDINSIQQLSNTILSLFTIRNNLSDYIESVMKEVAPNVTSLVGSNLGARLLSLAGSLEELSKMPASTIQVLGAEKALFRALRSGSRPPKHGIIFQFPAIHSAPRWQRGKIARALAAKLAIAARVDNYSGRYIGDQLAEQLNKRIEEIKTKYEQPPPRKPAQSEKLGERRSRPEKRKSKERYKSKKNNRNEKRRR; from the coding sequence ATGATGAAATTATATTTAGTCGAGCATGCCATAGGTTCATTTGGATTTGATGAAAACGGAAAACTTATCGATTATGTTCTTAATCCTAAAGATATTGGAAGAGTTGTAGAACTTTTATTGCAACATGAAAATGGAGAACCTTTTCCTTCAGCATTAGAATTAATTAACAAAGTAAAACCAGAGGAAATAGTAATAGAAAATGAAGCAGAAATACAGAAATTACAAGTTAAAGCTACTGTAAAACCTCATCATGAAGGAGCTAAAATATTTAGGCAATCATTAGCTAAATTTGCATTAGAGTCAAAATTTGCTTCTACAGAAGACGAATTATATACTTATCTTTATCAATTAGCATTTGAATACACAAGAAGAAAATTAAGATCAGCTGCACAGAAAAGAGATCTATTAGCTATTCAAGCAGTAAGAGCAATGGACGATATAGATAAGTCGATAAATCTATTTTCAGAGAGGCTTAGAGAATGGTATAGTTTACATTTCCCAGAGTTAGATAAATTATTAGAAGACCATGAAACCTATGCTAAGATAGTTTCTACATTTGGTTACAGAGATTCAATAACTTTAGAAGGATTAAAAAGCATAAATATTGATGAACATACTGCTAAAAGAATTGTAGATGCAGCGTCTAAAAGCATTGGAGCAGATATCTCAGAAGATGATATAAATTCTATTCAGCAGCTTTCAAATACAATATTATCTTTATTCACTATAAGAAATAATTTATCTGACTATATAGAATCAGTAATGAAAGAAGTTGCTCCTAATGTGACTTCACTCGTAGGGTCTAATTTAGGGGCTAGACTACTTAGCTTAGCTGGAAGTTTAGAGGAATTGTCTAAAATGCCTGCAAGTACTATTCAAGTTTTAGGAGCAGAAAAAGCGCTATTTAGAGCCTTAAGATCAGGAAGTAGACCTCCAAAGCATGGAATAATTTTCCAATTCCCAGCAATACATAGTGCACCTAGATGGCAAAGAGGTAAAATTGCCAGAGCTTTAGCAGCAAAATTAGCTATTGCTGCCAGAGTAGATAATTATAGCGGAAGATATATAGGAGATCAATTAGCAGAGCAATTGAATAAGAGAATCGAGGAGATCAAAACAAAATATGAACAACCACCACCTAGAAAGCCTGCACAAAGCGAAAAACTTGGAGAAAGAAGATCTAGACCAGAAAAAAGAAAATCGAAAGAAAGATACAAAAGTAAGAAAAATAATAGAAATGAAAAGAGAAGAAGATAA
- a CDS encoding fibrillarin-like rRNA/tRNA 2'-O-methyltransferase produces MSESIRTIKETNMENVFECEYIDGTVRLCTKNFAPGYSVYGERLIKYNGTEYREWNAFRSKLAGAIMKGLKENPVKKNTKVLYLGAASGTTPSHISDIVEKDGKVYGVEFSARVVRELILVAQRRPNLFPILADARFPQSYMPLVEDADVLYVDIAQPDQTDIAIYNARTFLKSDGYLLLAIKARSIDVTKDPSEIFKAEAQKLEKSDFDVKQVINLDPYDKDHAMVLARFKG; encoded by the coding sequence ATGTCAGAGTCTATAAGAACAATAAAAGAAACTAACATGGAAAATGTATTTGAATGTGAATATATTGATGGTACAGTAAGATTATGTACTAAGAATTTTGCGCCTGGCTATTCAGTATATGGAGAGAGATTAATAAAATATAACGGTACTGAATATAGAGAATGGAACGCTTTTAGAAGTAAATTAGCAGGAGCAATTATGAAAGGGCTTAAAGAGAATCCAGTAAAGAAAAATACTAAAGTATTGTATTTAGGTGCTGCATCTGGGACTACACCTAGTCATATATCTGATATAGTTGAAAAAGATGGTAAGGTTTATGGAGTTGAGTTTTCAGCTAGAGTAGTGAGAGAATTAATACTAGTAGCTCAGAGAAGGCCTAATTTATTTCCAATATTGGCAGATGCTAGGTTTCCACAATCTTATATGCCTCTAGTAGAAGATGCAGATGTGCTTTATGTAGATATAGCTCAACCGGATCAAACTGATATCGCAATTTATAATGCAAGAACTTTTCTAAAATCAGATGGATATCTACTATTAGCTATTAAAGCTAGAAGTATAGATGTTACTAAAGATCCTTCTGAGATATTCAAAGCTGAAGCACAAAAATTAGAAAAATCTGATTTCGATGTAAAGCAAGTTATAAATTTGGATCCATATGATAAAGATCACGCTATGGTATTAGCGAGGTTTAAAGGATAA
- a CDS encoding DUF61 family protein, with translation MLDKIFELGLKDILAGLPSERVSLRDAISGHLRIKLNNGYFHELNEKEVKDFSSKVPLYLWSLVKVPIIITKSFEIGEYDVIDNEWDKKALSYVLGKDFLYLTTVDVEELLKAYKTLIFITLSSSNIFLTTEKSDEGI, from the coding sequence ATGTTAGATAAGATTTTTGAGTTAGGGCTTAAAGATATATTAGCTGGATTACCTTCTGAAAGAGTTTCTTTAAGAGATGCTATAAGTGGGCATTTAAGGATAAAATTAAATAATGGATATTTTCATGAATTAAATGAAAAAGAAGTAAAGGATTTTTCTTCAAAAGTTCCTTTATATTTATGGTCTCTTGTAAAAGTTCCAATTATAATAACTAAATCTTTTGAAATTGGAGAATATGATGTAATAGATAATGAATGGGATAAAAAGGCATTAAGTTACGTATTAGGAAAAGATTTTCTCTATCTTACTACTGTCGATGTAGAAGAGTTATTGAAGGCGTATAAAACATTAATCTTTATAACTCTTAGTAGTAGTAATATCTTTTTGACTACAGAAAAATCTGACGAAGGAATCTAA